A genomic window from Zootoca vivipara chromosome Z, rZooViv1.1, whole genome shotgun sequence includes:
- the LHX3 gene encoding LIM/homeobox protein Lhx3 produces MLLERARAEKAAPAEACAFGRNAGVSVSFSLTEVPLCAGCNQHIVDRFILKVLDRHWHSKCLKCSDCQVQLAEKCFSRGESVYCKEDFFKRFGTKCAACQQGIPPTQVVRRAQDFVYHLHCFSCVVCKRQLATGDEFYLMEDSRLVCKADYETAKQRDEAESTAKRPRTTITAKQLETLKNAYNNSPKPARHVREQLSSETGLDMRVVQVWFQNRRAKEKRLKKDAGRQRWGQYFRNMKRSRGNSKSDKESIQEEGPDSDAEVSFTDEPSISEISHTNGVYGSLGENSPALGRPAGGNGGFALEHSGLPVPDQYHDLRPTSPLQALPGHQPLMSSLVYPDGGLSLVGQSGQGVPQPMRVLAGNGPGSDLSTGSSGGYPDFPASPASWLDEVDHAQF; encoded by the exons GTGTCTCTGTGTCTTTCTCCCTGACAGAGGTCCCGCTATGCGCAGGGTGCAACCAGCACATTGTGGACCGCTTCATCCTGAAGGTGCTGGACCGGCACTGGCACAGCAAGTGCCTGAAGTGCAGTGATTGTCAAGTCCAGCTAGCGGAGAAGTGCTTCAGTCGCGGGGAGAGCGTCTACTGCAAGGAGGACTTCTTTAA GAGGTTTGGGACCAAATGTGCGGCCTGTCAACAGGGGATTCCTCCAACGCAGGTTGTGCGGAGAGCCCAGGACTTCGTTTACCACCTCCACTGCTTCTCCTGTGTTGTCTGCAAGCGGCAGCTGGCCACAGGGGACGAATTCTACCTCATGGAGGACAGTCGCCTGGTTTGCAAAGCAGACTACGAGACAGCCAAGCAGAGAG ATG AAGCGGAGTCCACAGCAAAGAGACCCCGCACGACAATCACAGCCAAACAACTGGAAACCTTGAAAAATGCATACAACAATTCCCCCAAGCCAGCCCGACATGTGAGGGAGCAACTTTCCTCCGAGACTGGCCTGGATATGAGGGTGGTCCAG GTTTGGTTCCAGAATCGGAGAGCGAAAGAGAAGCGGCTAAAGAAAGACGCTGGAAGGCAGAGGTGGGGGCAATACTTCCGGAATATGAAGCGGTCGAGAGGGAACTCTAAATCCGACAAGGAGAGCATCCAGGAAGAGGGCCCGGACAGCGACGCTGAGGTCTCCTTCACAG ATGAACCATCTATTTCTGAGATCAGCCACACCAACGGAGTCTATGGGAGCCTTGGGGAGAACTCTCCTGCCCTGGGGCGGCCGGCTGGGGGCAATGGAGGCTTTGCCCTGGAGCACAGTGGACTCCCAGTTCCAGACCAGTATCATGACCTCCGCCCTACCAGCCCTTTGCAGGCCCTGCCTGGCCACCAGCCCTTGATGTCCAGCCTGGTTTACCCTGATGGTGGCCTCAGCCTGGTGGGGCAGAGCGGACAGGGCGTGCCCCAGCCCATGAGGGTGCTGGCAGGGAATGGACCTGGCTCGGACCTCTCCACGGGGAGCAGCGGGGGCTACCCAGACTTCCCTGCGAGTCCTGCCTCATGGCTGGACGAAGTGGATCATGCCCAGTTTTGA